TGCTTAGAGATGTGAGGATAGAAATATTTGTGATTCCCTCGCTGAGTGTCGAAACAGAAGCGGCAGTTGCACGAATAAATCATCCATTCTGACATTCGTTGCCTCCTGATCGTGATACATCATTTATTTTACGTGCAATATATTCACCCTCCTCTCCAGCGCGCTTTTAAGCTGCACAAGGACCACGAAACCGAGATCGCTGAGTCCTTGGTGGAGAGGATCCGTGAACTGCAGAACGCCGGGGCCGAGGTCAACATTCAGACCGTCCAGTGCCCGAGCAGTGACCTTACAACATcccaggaaggaaggtgagagttCATCTTTCCCTGACCATGACAATGCTGAAATCATTCTTAGGAAGTTGTCTTGTTTGTGTTGGTCGTAATCGAAatcatgtgtgtttgtatgttataGCGTTGCCGTGGACGAACCAGTACCTGAAGGATTACATAAGCAAGTCGAGAGCAaggaggaagctgaaaaaaTGTCTCTTCCGgatatggaaaaggaaagagagaagagaaggaagacttcGCGAGAGGCGTCAGGAGGGGAAGCGGTCGAGTCAGGGAGGCGTGAGAGTCGAACACGAGAACATCGAAAAGTCAAGAAGGTTCCCTCCAAGAAGGTGCAGAAGCTTCACAACCTCACTGGTGACTTGCTCTTccaggtgagagaaaaagagtacGGCTTGGGTGGGACAGCTTTAGTTATAGGAAAGAGAGGCATGGAAGAGCAAACAAGAAAGAGTGTGGCGGGAGTGAGTATTCTGAGACAAGATAGGGAGGACAAGGCAAAATAGAGGATATTCATGTTCGAAATTCAATGAATGATcagtaaaccaaccaatagtaCTTTACGTAATACTGACCTGGGTCTTACTcttaaaactttttttctgaCATCCGTACGCGAGTGTATGTACTTTAATATTAACCTGGATCATGAATgttgtctacctgtgtgtctgtAGGCCAAGCGGCTGGAGCAAGCACTGGTGTCCAAACATAATTTGGATCGACGCGGGGCCAGCGGGCCTTCCCTGCCCGTCGCTTACAAACAGAGGAGTCTTCGGGGGCGTTCCTCTTTACGTCTAGCAGGAGACACTGCCACCCCCCCACGGCGAGGGAGGAACACCCCCTCTCGCACCTGGTCCTCCATCGAGGCGATCACTTTTCCTGCTGATTCCCAGGTGAGTCTTTGAAGCCACACCACCCCCAGGTAACACAGGCCACACCACCCCCAGGTAACACAGGCCACACCACCCCCAGGTAACACAGGCCACACCACCCCCAGGTAACACAGGCAACACCACTCCCAGGTAACACAGGCCACACCACTCCCAGATAACATGAATGATTTgcatatgagttttttttttttttagccgcTTAATTAACAGTCCAAGGGAACAACTAAAAAATGTTGCACTTGAAATTGCATCAACAACACAATACTTAGGTTATTTCAATGTGATAATTAAAAATCTAGTGTCTGTCCAGTAAACAGTAATCATTGTTAACATTTGCGGTGTTGTTTTCATGTGATTCATCGTCTGATACAGTGATTCTCAACCAGAGGTAAATTTATCCCTTGGGGTAAAAAAAATTACGTGGCAGGAGCTAAATAACTGATGTACCTGATAAGTGAATAATAATTCAATTAATTTCATTTTGTAGAATAGAGAGGGaatgattagtgtgtgtgtgtgtgtgtgtgtgtgtgtgtgtgtgtgtgtgtgcgcgcgcacgcTTGGGAGAGGgagtaggggaaggaagggagagtgtaTGGAAGTAAGGGGATGATGGAAAAATACATCAAGCCGAGAGGCTTAATGATGTTGGAAATGTTGAGAATCCCTGGTCTAATGTGAAACGGTCCTGTTGGCATCTGTTCCCGTCTTTCTCCAGGGAGCCGGTGAGGCGGAGGGCGGCGCCAGGCAGGAGTCAGAGGAAGGCGATGTGATGACGAGCAGGAGTCTCAAAGGCCAGTCATCCATGGGCTCGTATTCCGGTGATCCGCAGGAGCTCCTGGCCATGAACGCTGAGCTCAGTCGAATGGCAAAGGAACTTCGGCTTGAAATGATGCAGATGTGGAGCTTCAGAGGTGAGGGACGCGCAGTGCACTGGGTGGGTAGAGCTGGTAGACATGACTTTATCAACATGTCAATGACAATTACAGAATGTAACACACTTTCATTCGCAGATTCCACTTCTCCTGAGTCGGTGACGTCAGAGCCCATGTCGGTGCCCGACATGGAGCCTTTGACAGTGCACGATATAGAAGAAGATACGGTAAGGATTTCAGAAGTTTAAAAAGCTTGAGAGAGATCTCCTATAATCCCCTGTAGCAGTGTTAATAGTATGACGAGATTTGTGGCGTAGGGCGTTGGGTggagtgttaggttaggtgtctCTCCGCAGGGTGTGGCAGGAAGTGGAGAGACGTGGAGTTTGGTCTTCGTCATGGGGATTTGTTGAGTTTTTGTTCACGTCACATTACTGCATGCTGTTTTCTTTATGGGCAAGTGAATGAAACTCATATTAGCCACAGTAGGAGTAGAAATTTCCCATCACCTTTCTTGCACTGTTTGAGCAAAGTTGCCTGTATGGGTTCGCCAAAAAACTGAGACGCCTTCTCATTTTCCTGAGTGAGCGGTAGAATAGCAACTTCTCGTTGAACCTTGCTGTGTTCCTTCCCAGACTGAAAAGGACCGGTTAGTAGCGGAAGCCAACGAGGTTTTCCAGAGCATCGCCATGTTACACAAGGATAGTCCCCCGCCCTCGCCCCACGTCGCTAGGTCACCTTCCAGCCGATCCCGTAAGTCACCCACCAATGCGCCACACGCTAAGCTCCGAGATGCAGTTGTGCTGGATGAAAAGCGGAGCCGCCGCGGCGCTGAAGACAAGGATCGCAGGTAAGGGTTCTTGAGCGTTCCAGAGTTGATGCCACCGCTAGTGTTTAGTGTTCGAGTACAcgatttcgatttttttttttctagcgcaTGAATGACACACTGCATCCTTAAAAATTCTTCGCTATTGACAGGTCTAACAATAAAACGCCGTCCAGAAAGAACTCTTACCGAAAGCAGCAGCGGAATAACcttgaggaagacgaggaggaggagcaactgGAGAAACAGCCGGACATCAGTGTATTCGGTGCCACGCTGGGAGAGTTACTCCTGCGCACACAGCACcatcacgaggaggaggaggaagaggaggatgaggaggaggaagaggaggaggaggaagaggaagacgaagatgaagaagaagaggaggaggaggaggaagaggaagaagaacacagACGTTGGGAGGGACAACGAAGACGCTCCTCTGACGGACTGTCCACGGTGACCTCAGGACCCTCCCGCTCCCACTCTCCGTCGCCCAGCATTGCCTCCAGCGCCGCCGAGGCCGAGGTGAGTAAATCTTAAGTCACGGGAGGGTAGAGGCATGTGGTGACCATTGATGATAGCACGGAAGTCAtgcagtttacttctctctctcagagaaCATAGATtaaattggataaaaaaaaaaatcgtatttcgCGCATTATTAGACAAGAACATCAATCAATATTTTTTGTAactatttcgtgtttttgttacCTGAGGATTAccgattttttttctcacaagaTGATGGTTTTTATCCAATCTTGTGTTCCATTGTATATTTAATTACCGGCGCATCTCGTGTTCGTGCTTCAGCAAACCACCCGCTTGTCTCTTCTCTTAATACCATCTCAGAACAAGACACTACTTAACTCTTAACAGAAGTGTTACaattgcacctcctcctcctcctttgtcgaAGTCAGCTTTCAGAGTGACACATATCACTATAAAAATAGTGAGTTAAGACTGGTAGAATGATTATACAGCACCACATTGTAAAGGACTTTCGTCGGTGTAAATCGGTAAGTGAAGATGAGTTAATGTTGAATTCGTATCCCGCCAGTCTTCCTCGCGTgtggacgaggacgaggacagcATCTCCCTGCCAGGCACGTGGAagaccgccaccacctccaccacgcgCTCCGGAGAACACATCCTCTCCTCCAGTtttgagtgggaggaggaggatgccgaggaaagaaagaaacctaGAGCGAGGTGGAGAGCTGTGCTGGAAGACACAGAAGATGAAGTGGAGGAACAGAGAccaagaggaaggtggaaggccGTGGTAGATGATGTGAATGATGACACTGTGGTACTGAAGCCCAAACGAAGATGGAAAGCAGTggtagacgaagaggaggaagaggaagaagaagaagacggtaAAGAAACTCCTACGCCCCAGAAGACACCGGAGGCAGACCAAGACGACTGCACTGACTTTGTGACTGAGGTGACAGTGATCCTTCCCTCAGCTCGGCGCGCCACCAGAGACCTGAAGACCCGCCGCATCTCCGACACTCAGGTAAGACAGGTCAAGGCCACGTACACTGTACATACTCAGGTATTTATCATGAACGAAGTTTAACCTTATGTAAGTGTGTCTCTTACTTGAAATGATGTGTTGATATTTGAAATGGACTCCAAATACCCACAGCTGTCTCTAGACCGGTCACATATCATTGCGCAATGATAATGCATCTCAAGTAGTCAAGTAGAAACATATTATGCTCAACTGTCATCGAATGCACTGTTAATGTTTTAAGAACGCAGAACACTTCATTTATATGActatttttcgtatttttttttttccgtaggTAGAATACGAAAGCTTTGGACAAGAGAACAAGGACGAATGCTTCGCTAACACGTTTAGTAAATCAGTGCATGAAGATGAGGCGCTGGAGAGGAGAAAACTGGGAAGACCGGAGATGGCCAAACTTTCTTACGTCCCAAAGGGCGCTTCATGGCGAGATGAAGATTTGCCCTCTGCTGTGGCCACCAACACTCACCAGATGCCTGACAAATCTCCTGATGTCTTTGTACCCACAAAACGAACCATTTTTACTGTtcaaggaggaaatagaaaccCTGATCAAGCCCGTGCAACCCCCACCTTTGTAGAGAGCCAGGATGAAGAGCAAGAGGGCGGTAGGGGTGTCTGGCGAAGAAGTCAGAGTCATCCTGAAAATGTCTCAGAAGCAATAATTCAGAAGCCCACTCGGCATCTCAAAGAGAAAAAATCCAATGATAATGTGAACGGCCACCACAACAGCTCGCCCGTGACTAAAGCCAAGACTAGAAAATTATGTCCAGCTCCCGATGTGGTGGCTCAGTTGACCAAGCAACTCCATCAAATTTCTTCACCTAACGAGCCTAAAGCGGAAGTCAAGCACGAGGAGCCCGATAGAGAGGGTACTTCTTCTCAGAAGGAAAATTGCCAGACAATAAGTAACACTACCAAGGAACAAACTGAAACTGAAGTCAAGTCAACAGATACACAGAAGCCAAACAAAGTTGCTGAAGTGTGTGCCGAGAAGAcgccctcccacctccctccacctcagCCCCTCACTactgccgccatcaccactgcacTCCTCCAGACACCCACGGCAACTAGTCCTCCCATCGAATCCAAAAGAAAGGTCTTGGAGGCCGTCAATGAAGGTGTTCCTGCTGTCCGTAACATCATACAAAAGTTCAACAAGCGCATCACGGAAAACCAGGAATTATTAGGAAGCCCTTTCCGGTCGCCACCCAGCAGCCCGCCATGGCAGTCACCTCGGTCTCAAAGAAAGATTTTGGGTGATTTAAATTCGTGCCAAGTAGGAGCGGATAACAAATTTCCTTCAAAGAATGGACAAGCTACTAATGAATCGTCTCAATCAACGACTGTTAATGCGTCCAGCGGTGTGCTCAAGTCCCAGAGTACTTCTGTTATCGTCTCCCACCCAGCAGAGTTACCACCAAAGGTTCAGCGATCAGCGAGTGGTTCCTGTGTGCAGGCGGACAAATCCATTAGCAGCGAAGTTAAAGTCACCGTCTCGGGGGGATTGGTTGCTTCACCACAACTGTCCAGGTGCAGGGGTGCGAGCCCTGGCGAAGCGTTCAACTGCTCTTCCAGCGTGAGCCCCGCCCTCACGCCAGCCCCCACAGACCTTGACACTTCCTGTGACTTGGAATTTTCAACTGACGATACTGGACAGCCTCATGAGCGGCTGACGGCCCCCTTGAGGCCTGAAAGGCGTAGTCCTGCAGCCCATATTCGTGCACTCAGAATtaaaaaagcaaaggaagagttCCTCGCTCGTGGAGCAGGCCTACCAACCACTGACCATGGTTCAGGCGACACAAACGAAACAGTAAAGCTTAGACACAGAAGTGGCACAGCCAGCACGGAGGGCAGCTGGAGAGAATCTGATGAGCTCTGTGCAGCAGCACCGTCCCCTACCCCGACAGAAGGGAGTAGTCACGAGAAGGAGGAAACTCGCGACAAACCACCAAGAGTCGCTTCTCGAAGACGAAACATTCCAAAGAAAGAGTCATTCCGCAGACAGAGTGCTGGTTGCCTGCTAGAGGAGTCTGCATCGGCCAAGCACTCTTCACAGGTTGTCAAGTCTTCATCGTCAGGAGTGCTGGCCAACGTTAAGAGACACTCAAGAATCTCCATCGACTCCCAGTCCCCTGATCGACGAAAAGATTCCGTTGATCAATCCGGTGAACAAGCGAGGACGCCTCTTGGAATATTCAAGTTGTTCCGACGTAATCGAAGTAAAGATAAGCGGGACATGCCCTCAGTACAAAAGCTATGCCGTCAAAGTCTGGTGGTAGACTTTGCTAACGGTAGAGGCCGAACCCAAAGTGCTTCTCCTCAACCGCCCCCTGAACCCCATCTCAGGGCCCTGCCCGAGGTGGAAGGCGAAGAGGCTCCGGAGGCTGCTGCTCGGTCCTCGAAGACGCTGCCACGAGGAAGTTCCATGGATACTGTCTCTCTGGCACCCTCTCGCTCTTGCCCGTCGTCTCCTGTTGCCCCTCACCGCTCTCGAACTGCCAACTGGCTGGCTCGGGGCCGTCAGATATTCAAGAGCCGCTCTCCTTCGCCGGGGAAAAAGACTCGGTGACATTCGCCCCATTGTTTATGTGGATCAGTCAGTATGTCGCCAAGACTGGTGTTTCGCTGCTGCCAGTCACGCGATGCTTGAGTGCACAGCGCGGATGGCTGAAATAATCCTCTGAGGTGTGGGAAGCCATCATCATACACACGAGAATCACATCCCACCCTCACACTGCAGGTGTGACTAGTGACAGCTATCCACACGAAGAGGAGAGAGCAATATAATAAGAGCGAAAGCCTGAAATAAAGATATACAAGAATGTGACTGCAGCAGAGCCCACGGGACAAATGCTTGAGAGTAGATCTACAATAACCTTTCCTTAAAAATGGAATGGATTCAGGAAACATTCGACAACATAGCAAACATTGTCGAAACTTTCCAATGTCAGATTGCTTGAAACTCTGGAGACCTGTCTCAACCGGATAATTCAAACGAAAACCTGGTGGCATCTGGTGACTGCAAGAAAACAGGTACAAGAAGACTCGTAGACGTATGTGAATGGCACGTGCCAAAACTTTTGTGAACAGTAATATGATAATGGCacaaaagtctttttttttttatgctactcTGAGGCTTACACCCCAACCATGGGCGTAGTGACGGGTGTGTTGCTCTCCAGGGGCTTTAGTGCATCTGATGGCACGGATGCAAATAATACTTGATACTGTGACATGTACTGTACAGTACGTACACTAATAATGCTAAAAGGACGGCGGCAAATCTGTCTCGCCCTATATGTGTTGTCTTATCAGAGCTTTGGATCAGCGCGGCAAGCTGCATCGTCAGCCTGAAACTTTGTGCTAGGAATAATTATTCATATTGTTAATATAATTCCTTTTCTACGTACCTGGTATATATGTAGCCTTAAACAAATAGTTGTTAAGATAATAGGAGAGAATAGGGTGGAATCACTATCCTGaattaaaacaagaataacatagGGTTGTAGTGGGAAATTACCGTCTAGACAAGTCATATAATGTATTAAATAGTGAAAAGGATGGGCAGGGAAGAGGTAAGAGACAGTCAAGAGGAGAATGATTGCTAGAGAAAGAAGCTATACAGGATATCTGTTGGGGAAGAAACAAGTGTTAATAATggcaggagaaaggaaagtgttAGGTTGATAGATAAGAGATGAGTGTACGAGTATAACTTGTGAACATGTTGCAAAATAGtgttactggagagagagagagagagagagagagagagagagagagagagagagagagagagagagagagagatgcgaggCGAcgttctttttcatcttcctcattgGCACCAGCTGGAGTCAACACAGAACCCGGGAGGTGACAGAACACGCACGTGAAGTTTATCGATGGCAACATGGAAGACCAGcaggacaaaggaagagaaggtaataGGTAAGTGTTGGTAAAAGTAAACGTAACAAAAAACCTTATCTGCTAAAGTAttgtgtaatatgagtgtttgacatgtatattttatttattgagtcTGTGTGACtgtgattttttaaattatatatatatatatatatatatata
This genomic interval from Scylla paramamosain isolate STU-SP2022 chromosome 7, ASM3559412v1, whole genome shotgun sequence contains the following:
- the LOC135101956 gene encoding uncharacterized protein LOC135101956 isoform X4, which codes for MSEQPSQDGPPSGTPSRDVLPDHLVQEQDHLVLQEHEEQHRHGLVQAEDADGGLSLIDDDDVRKMSQDSLISGSGRGSPLLRPSAGPRRYQDSDSCPSVSPSPDPESRHQTFDFSPPGEPVESGGITAALQTEREFLDFMLSLPQVQKEGPGRPSPAKKEGAPRPLQQQEGPKPVQQEVAPPLRADSEQRSPSRAPATVGGVVSTKMGLDHLDNLCRMMEQLGDLREQNSRLQRRVHYLEELQALQEMHRHLQETLEARRSGLRLDSIHLSDSDQHLDDDGEGGGGGVSRHGSEDSLLLLGHHQPDKGKVRTMSTKTRLRSKSVGTDLLDPVPKTKVSGWKRVREALKWERATLLPPAPTPATATSAHHPTSSPQPSPSPQSTALQDQFFRPPSSSSSSSVLTEVMTEEDLLNFYRQVIDKSELLELPESPVRRHSTTERDLRAATLDREPPTQAHDKEKKGHRSAWGMVKNMISTRRDSVRKKSTFAHRKSTVERPGRGHPGVAVEVAAASDPEDYEVDYDGQAGETVDPGGSTCFATDGSEGEWEVGGVWVGPREEEVPALPSPTTSLGVRRAKPQLTITVPSSEDLSHVQQVREKPRPPPRSPEVRRRKNSPSQLDPRTPLLLPRTPPSPRRASHWTKVKKAFLTGQQHQHIKAELVQAAGSSSLPPSPSKKTTTFHFDAPPDHLSLSYLAHHLHALLPGVGASALDDSSSPSMSLEASPDTLASHSHSTSTPSPQPHPTPSPQPSGVQRNLADLQKSLSGEFNRRLQEWEKLKGGTSQGGPVPAPLPGASAGAVHPEENLPHEFRKKLHEWEKMKERERERGKPDLPRGQEDVKTKVHGEDDLPADFRKKLTEWEIRKALVGKSQQNVEELQKNLGEEFNRKMAEWERIKASASHGHIKTAASHLQVKPSASVSCIQAKPIAPPPPVPHKSGSISGQGQIKCSASTSQVLAKASMAGPAASPRLDRKGSGHKIKKSKSSKTEKGPVLQSKAESGNKGRDKSDKELQWLEKELLKVEREKQRLEREKEKFLERQARLEKMRQAMARGGPAKKKEIYIKTSTGEFRFEGISQTFTKRLYEWEERRGIRPESSTIALLDPNYKAPEKEVQEKPKSPELVRLVRSKSESSMVADLVGPTLHSRASSLSLGERDTDEPVLQAENKAASEPTLAAEDPGSPKVAMLVQLEEVVDDPAALHDPATPYAPAEITRNIDSSGSEEDVTRRRRADDDDDLATNLQRNDSGRGHGSYRSLLHENMSLLDKLRQQEDLCRALETQMGDIDSKMDNVADQHLKTLEKLHRQVTIMKDSSTTSHDPEGGASSGGSEDAEANQRLINQLKSRIVELEMRGDHLMNEKEQLERAFKLHKDHETEIAESLVERIRELQNAGAEVNIQTVQCPSSDLTTSQEGSVAVDEPVPEGLHKQVESKEEAEKMSLPDMEKEREKRRKTSREASGGEAVESGRRESRTREHRKVKKVPSKKVQKLHNLTGDLLFQAKRLEQALVSKHNLDRRGASGPSLPVAYKQRSLRGRSSLRLAGDTATPPRRGRNTPSRTWSSIEAITFPADSQGAGEAEGGARQESEEGDVMTSRSLKGQSSMGSYSGDPQELLAMNAELSRMAKELRLEMMQMWSFRDSTSPESVTSEPMSVPDMEPLTVHDIEEDTTEKDRLVAEANEVFQSIAMLHKDSPPPSPHVARSPSSRSRKSPTNAPHAKLRDAVVLDEKRSRRGAEDKDRRSNNKTPSRKNSYRKQQRNNLEEDEEEEQLEKQPDISVFGATLGELLLRTQHHHEEEEEEEDEEEEEEEEEEEDEDEEEEEEEEEEEEEHRRWEGQRRRSSDGLSTVTSGPSRSHSPSPSIASSAAEAESSSRVDEDEDSISLPGTWKTATTSTTRSGEHILSSSFEWEEEDAEERKKPRARWRAVLEDTEDEVEEQRPRGRWKAVVDDVNDDTVVLKPKRRWKAVVDEEEEEEEEEDGKETPTPQKTPEADQDDCTDFVTEVTVILPSARRATRDLKTRRISDTQVEYESFGQENKDECFANTFSKSVHEDEALERRKLGRPEMAKLSYVPKGASWRDEDLPSAVATNTHQMPDKSPDVFVPTKRTIFTVQGGNRNPDQARATPTFVESQDEEQEGGRGVWRRSQSHPENVSEAIIQKPTRHLKEKKSNDNVNGHHNSSPVTKAKTRKLCPAPDVVAQLTKQLHQISSPNEPKAEVKHEEPDREGTSSQKENCQTISNTTKEQTETEVKSTDTQKPNKVAEVCAEKTPSHLPPPQPLTTAAITTALLQTPTATSPPIESKRKVLEAVNEGVPAVRNIIQKFNKRITENQELLGSPFRSPPSSPPWQSPRSQRKILGDLNSCQVGADNKFPSKNGQATNESSQSTTVNASSGVLKSQSTSVIVSHPAELPPKVQRSASGSCVQADKSISSEVKVTVSGGLVASPQLSRCRGASPGEAFNCSSSVSPALTPAPTDLDTSCDLEFSTDDTGQPHERLTAPLRPERRSPAAHIRALRIKKAKEEFLARGAGLPTTDHGSGDTNETVKLRHRSGTASTEGSWRESDELCAAAPSPTPTEGSSHEKEETRDKPPRVASRRRNIPKKESFRRQSAGCLLEESASAKHSSQVVKSSSSGVLANVKRHSRISIDSQSPDRRKDSVDQSGEQARTPLGIFKLFRRNRSKDKRDMPSVQKLCRQSLVVDFANGRGRTQSASPQPPPEPHLRALPEVEGEEAPEAAARSSKTLPRGSSMDTVSLAPSRSCPSSPVAPHRSRTANWLARGRQIFKSRSPSPGKKTR